The genomic DNA ATGCCGATGCTGTACTGGCGATGTATCACGACCAGGGCCTACCTGTGTTAAAATTCAAAGGATTTGGGCGCTCAGTAAATATTACCTTGGGCTTGCCTTTTGTCAGAACATCAGTAGATCATGGTACCGCACTGGATTTAGCGGGTACCGGTACGGCGGATACAGGAAGCCTGCGGACGGCCATCTCCCACGCCATTGAATTAGTAGATAGCAAGCATGAGCGATAAAGTCCATCAAGGCCACCGTGCCAGAAAACGTTTCGGGCAAAACTTCCTTAATGACCCTTATGTCATTGACGGTATTGTGTCAGCCATTAATCCCCAATCCGGCGAGAACTTGGTCGAGATTGGTCCAGGCCTCGGCGCGCTCACTGAGCCGGTCACCGAGCAAGTCGATCACTTAAGCGTGGTTGAGCTTGACCGAGACCTTGCCGCGCGTTTGCGCAGTCACCCGTTCATGGGCCGTAAACTCACGGTGCATGAAGCCGATGCAATGGCATTTGATTTTGCCGAGCTTGCCAAGCAAGGCCCACTGCGGATTTTTGGCAACCTGCCATACAACGTCTCTACGCCGCTAATGTTCCATTTGTTTTCTTTTGCCGAGCAGGTGCAAGATATGCACTTTATGTTGCAAAAAGAAGTAGTGAATCGTCTAGCAGCCGGCCCTGGTACCAAAGCGTACGGACGTCTTACCGTCATGGCACAATACTACTGCCAAGTGATCCCGGTATTGGAAGTGCCACCGAGTGCCTTTAAACCCGCACCGAAAGTGGACTCCGCGGTTGTGCGCTTAGTGCCACACAAAACCTTGCCACATCCGGTCACTAATTTGTCATGGTTAGAGCGTGTGTGTCGTGAAGGCT from Salinivibrio kushneri includes the following:
- the rsmA gene encoding 16S rRNA (adenine(1518)-N(6)/adenine(1519)-N(6))-dimethyltransferase RsmA, giving the protein MSDKVHQGHRARKRFGQNFLNDPYVIDGIVSAINPQSGENLVEIGPGLGALTEPVTEQVDHLSVVELDRDLAARLRSHPFMGRKLTVHEADAMAFDFAELAKQGPLRIFGNLPYNVSTPLMFHLFSFAEQVQDMHFMLQKEVVNRLAAGPGTKAYGRLTVMAQYYCQVIPVLEVPPSAFKPAPKVDSAVVRLVPHKTLPHPVTNLSWLERVCREGFNQRRKTIRNCFKSLVSVDTLTELGIDPSLRPEHMTLAQFSSLANWLDANHSS